One part of the Glycine max cultivar Williams 82 chromosome 14, Glycine_max_v4.0, whole genome shotgun sequence genome encodes these proteins:
- the LOC102663195 gene encoding putative L-type lectin-domain containing receptor kinase II.2 yields MGREGGVVSAVGGGGVVSAGGGGLAEEEDRLVTLGSRGGMGGDFIEAKDGKGCLGTMVFNIQRMASSLEAMEVWAAASLAMAASRRSMQAAESSVSTIEEWQVGPNDKVEYDRQGIRQYNMQQVHLVEVTANRGDHSNMSSEEIKEYREHLRQLESTSEEQSDNSSKGTYKVALSVALALRYLHEDAEQSVLHRDIKLANVLLDTDFSTKLGDFEMAKLVDPRLRTQRTGVVGIYRYLSPEYIHRGRASKNHTFIVSGFWLLKLHAEGGLTKMGNFLCLL; encoded by the exons ATGGGAAGGGAAGGCGGCGTGGTTTCTGCTGTTGGTGGAGGCGGCGTGGTTTCTGCTGGTGGTGGTGGCttagcagaggaagaagataGGTTGGTTACCTTGGGAAGCAGAGGCGGCATGGGTGGTGACTTCATAGAGGCAAAAGATGGAAAGGGTTGTCTGGGTACCATGGTATTCAATATCCAGAGAATGGCATCAAGTTTGGAAGCCATGGAAGTTTGGGCTGCAGCAAGTTTGGCCATGGCGGCCTCGAGGCGATCCATGCAGGCAGCGGAAAGTTCGGTGTCCACCATTGAAGAGTGGCAGGTCGGACCAAATGATAAGG TGGAGTACGATAGGCAGGGCATTCGTCAATACAACATGCAGCAAGTACACCTAGTGGAGGTTACAGCAAATCGAGGAGATCATTCAAACATGTCATCTGAGGAGATCAAGGAGTACCGGGAACATCTGAGGCAGTTGGAGTCGACGTCTGAGGAGCAGAGTGACAATTCTTCCAAGGGCAC GTACAAGGTAGCATTAAGCGTGGCTTTGGCACTTCGTTATCTTCATGAGGATGCAGAGCAAAGTGTTCTTCATAGGGATATTAAGTTGGCTAATGTGTTGTTGGACACAGATTTTAGCACTAAGCTTGGTGATTTTGAGATGGCAAAGTTGGTGGATCCAAGGTTAAGGACTCAAAGGACAGGAGTAGTGGGGATTTATCGGTATCTTTCCCCAGAATATATCCATAGAGGTAGGGCTAGCAAGAATCATACATTTATAGTTTCGGGGTTTTGGCTCCTGAAATTGCATGCGGAAGGAGGACTTACAAAGATGGGGAATTTCTTGTGCCTCTTGTGA